In Flavobacterium sp. GSB-24, the genomic window AAGATCAATATCAACCACTTCTCTAAAATCTGAAACTTCCATATCTAACAATGGAATTCTTTTGATGATTCCGGCATTATTGATTAGGATATCGATTGGTCCAACTTCGCTTTCAATTTTAGCAACAGCTGCTTTTACTTCTTGCTCTTCTGTTACATTAAATTTATAACCAACAGCATTGATTCCTTCTTTTTGAAGTTCTGCTACGGCGTCATCAATTTTTTGCTGAGACGAATTTCCGTTCACAACAATTGTAGCTCCGGCTTCTCCAAGTCCTTTTGCCATTGCCATTCCCAGTCCGTGCGTACTTCCTGTAATAAGGGCAACTTTTCCTTTTATATCAAATAAGTTTGTCATATTCTTATCTTAAATCTGTGATTTTACAAACATCCATGTCTCCGTAATCTAAGTTCTCGCCTGCCATTCCCCAGATAAAAGTATAATTACTGGTTCCTGAACCTGAGTGAATAGACCAAGGCGGAGAAATTACTGCCTGATGGTTGTTCATCCAAATATGTCTTGTTTCCTGAGGCTGTCCCATAAAGTGACAAACAGCCTGATCTTGTGGAATATCTAAATAAAAATATACTTCCATTCTACGATCGTGTACGTGAGCCGGCATTGTATTCCAAACACTACCCGGTTTTAATTCTGTCATTCCCATTTGCAATTGGCAGGTTGTAACAACACTTCCAATAATCATTTGGTTTACAGTACGGTGGTTAGCTGTTTCCATTGTTCCTAACTGCAGCTTATTCGCTTCCGCTAAACTTACTTTTTTAGTTGGGTAATTGGTATGAGCTGGAGCTGAATTCAGATAGAATTTAGCAGGACTGCCTGCATCATCACTTTTAAAAATTACTTCTTTATTACCGCTTCCGATGTAAAGTGCATCTTTAAAACCTAATTCATAAGTTGTTCCTTCCACTACAACAGAACCGCTTCCTCCTACATTAATAATTCCAAGTTCTCTTCTTTCTAAAAAATAAGGCGCTTTAAGCGGATCGATAGTTTCTAGAACCAAATCTCCTTTTACCGGAACTGCAGAACCTGCAATATATCTGTCGTAATGCGAATAAACCAATACCACTTCATCTTCCTGCATCAGGTCATCAATTAAGAATTCTTCTCTTAATTGCTGTGTATCATATTTTTTTACAGCTTCTGGGCTTGACGCGTATCTTGAACTATATTTTGTCATAATTTCTATTTAATGTAATCGATTGCACAAAATTAATTTTTTATATTGAAAAACCATAATTCAAACCAAAATTTATTTCACTGCCGATCATTTTTTCTTTACAATTCCACCTTTTTCATTCTTGGAACCAGAATATGCATAATCAGCCAAGCCAATAAATACGAAGCTCCGCAGATACAGAACATAATGAAATATCCTGTTTCGATTTTACCCAATTTAGTATAGTACACAAACATGTTTTTCTGTACTACTAAAGTCAATAATATACCGCCAAGCGCTCCAAACATTCCTCCCATTCCTGTAACCGATGCCGTTGCCTTTTTTGGAAACATATCTGAAACAGTCGTAAAGATATTGGCGCTCCAGGCCTGATGTGCTGAAACCGCCAGACCAATAACCAATATGGCAAACCACATATTTATTGTTCCTAAATATTGTGAAAACAAAACGGGAAGAACGGCAAATGCATAAATGAGCATACTTGTTTTACGAGCTTTGTAAGCAGGCCAATTATTGTTTATTAATTTTAACGGAAGCCAGCCTCCGCCAATACTTCCAACACTTCCTATCATGTATACCAGCGCACACGGCCAAATAATTTCTGTTGCTGTAAGCTTGTATTCTTTCATCAAAAAATCTGGAAGCCAGAATAAATAAAACCACCAAACTGGATCTGTCAATAATTTACCAATTGCAAAAGCCCAAGTCTGGCGAAACGACAACAATTTAATCCACGAAACTTTTTCTTTTGATTCTTGTTCTACTTCTTCAATTTTATCAGAAGTAATATATTCCAATTCTGCCTGAGAAAGACGTTTCTGTTTTTGCGGAACTTCATAAAACAAAAACCATAAAATCAGCCAGATAAAACCAACTATTCCTGTTATGATAAAAGCCCACTGCCATCCGTATTTTTCTGCAATATGAGGAACAGTTAAAGGTACGATTATAGCTCCAATGTTACTTCCTGAATTGAAAATCCCTGTTGCTAAAGCTCTCTCTTTCTGCGGAAACCATTCAGCTGTTGCTTTTATCGCTGCCGGAAAGTTCCCTGCCTCTGTTACTCCTAAAAAAACACGGGCAATTAAAAATCCTCCTGTTCCTGTTGCCAGCGCATGTCCAATTGCCGCTAAACTCCATAATCCGGTTGCAATTGCATAACCTAATTTTGTTCCTAACTTATCAATAATTCCACCGGCAACCAGCATTCCCAAGGCATAAGCTATTTTAAAAGCCAATTCGATATTTGAATAATCAATTACTTCCTGCTCTGGTGTCCAATGAAAAGCTTCTGCTAAAAAAGGCCGAAGGTAACTTATTACATTTCTATCCAGATAATTGACAGTTGTAGCAAAAAACACTAAACTGCAAATAGTCCAACGGTATTTTCCTATTGCTGCATTAGCTTGGTTCATGATGTGGTTTTGGTTTAAGTTGGTTAGTTAGTTTTGAGAAATCTTGGTTAGAGATTTGTAATTGGTCTGTATTTCGGAACTAGTGTTTTCATCACAATCCAGCCAGTTAAATAACAAACTGCACAGATTGAGAAGATGATAAAATATCCAGCTTCAATTCCTTTAAATCCCATGAAAACCATATCTGTTTCTTTAGCATGATCAAACAAAACCCCTGATCCTTTGTTAATTAATGTCGAACCAATTCCACCTGCTAAACCTCCAATTCCCGTAATGGTGGCAATTGCTTTTTTAGGAAACATATCTCCAACCGTAGTAAAGATATTTGCCGACCAAGATTGGTGTGCAGCACCAGCGATTCCGATAATGATGACAGGAATCCAGTAACTAATATATCCTAAAGGCTGTGCAATTAGTGCTAACAATGGGAAAAACGCAAAAATCAACATCGCTCTCATTCTTCCTTCGTATGGATTCATTCCTTTTTTCTCTACGAAATAAGTTGGAAGCCATCCACCGATAATTGACAATAAAGTAATCATATATAAAACAAACAATGGTAATGCGGCTTGAGTAGAATCCATTCCGTAAACAGAACTTAAATATGCCGGTGTCCAGAATAAAAAGAACCACCAAACACCATCTGTCATGAATTTCCCGAATGCGAATGCCCAAGTTTGCTTGTATTTGAAACACTCTAGTAGAGAAACTTTTGTAGTTGTTTCGGGAACATAACCCACTAATTTACTATCAGCGATGTCATCTTGCTGAATATAAGCTAACTCATCTGCTGTTACTTTTGAATGTCTTTCTGGTTTATCGTACATAAACATCCAGAATCCCATCCAGACAAATCCTAAAGCTCCAATGATAATAAATGACATTTCCCAGCCAAATGATTTTGCAATAAAAGGGATAGTAATTGGCGCAGCTAAAGCTCCTACTGTTGCACCAGCATTGAAAATACTAGTTGCAAAAGCTCTGTCTTTTTTAGGAAAATATTCTGCTGTAGTTTTAATTGCTGCCGGAAAATTTCCCGCCTCTCCTACTGCCAAAACAAAACGGGCAAATATGAATAATGTAACACTTACATTAATTACCAATCCGGTATTATTCACCATATGGATTGTTTCTTTAGCGCCTTCAAAACCTACAAACCAGTTTCCAGTTATAAGTCCTGAAGTGGCAATTCCACAAAAAGCATGCAGACAGGCTCCAACTGACCATATTCCTATAGCCCAAAGAAATCCTTTTTTAGTATCTAACCAATCTACAAACCTTCCCGCAAACAATAAGGCAATCGCATAAAAAATAGAAAACCATGCAGTTATACTTCCGTAATCACTATTTGTCCAGTGAAATTCGGGTGCAATAAAATCACTCCAAGTCAGCGAAAGTACTTGTCTGTCCAAATAATTAATTGTAGTTGCAAAAAACAACAATGCACAAATACTCCAACGGTATTTTCCTGTAGATTTGACATTCTCATTCACGGCAACAGTTTCGGTTTGATTCATAGTAAGTGGGTATTATAGTTTTGTAATTTTTGGTAATCTCAGCCTATAGCATTTACTTCTATTTAAAAATGTTAAAATCAATATTTTAACAATCAATGAAATAAATAATGTAATCGATTGCACAAATATAGTTTTTAATCTCTACAATCCAAATAAATTGTATAAAAAATTATTTTAACTATTTAAATAAACATATTACATAAAAAAAAGAATACAAAATTACACATTAAACAATATATTTGTTAAAAACCAAGAGGTGAAATTCATCCTTTTTATGGGGTAAAATTGTCCTGAAATTTATGTTTCTAGAATCAATTTTATTCTAATTTTACTTTTAGAATAAACGGTTACTTTTTTTACAACAAAAGTTAATAAATATTTAAAAATCAAATAATTACTAAACAAATTGAAAAATAAAAAAATACAACTATTACGAGGAATTGCTTTGGGTTTTCTATTGCTTTCTGGAATATTTTCCAGCAGTGCACAGAATCAAGTAATTCCGTTATGGAATAAAATTCCAGACGAGATAAAAGCAGCAGATTATAAGGAAAAAGAAAGTATTACTGACGGAAAACTGCAAAGTACAACTCAGGTTACCATTCCAACCTTAAGCATTTTTCTTCCTAAAGATGCAAAACCCAATCAAACTGCGGTAATCATTTGTCCCGGCGGAGGTTATATGCATTTAGCTTTTGATAAAGAAGGAACAAAAGTAGCCGAATGGTTCAACAGCTTAGGAATTGCGGCTTTTGTATTAAAATATCGTCTCCCAAACGATTTGATTATGAAGAATAAAAATGTTGGTCCGTTACAAGATGCCCAAGAGGCAGTTCGTTATGTAAGACAAAATGCAGCAAAATTAAATATTGATCCGAATAAGATCGGAATTTTAGGTTTTTCTGCGGGTGGTCATTTGGCTTCAACTCTATCTACTCATTATGATGATAAAGTTTACGAATCTACATATAAAGTTAGTGCACGCCCCGATTTTTCTATTTTAATGTATCCTGTAATTTCAATGGAAAATCAAATTACGCATAAAGGTTCGCAGACTAATTTACTTGGCAGTAATCCGTCACAAGATTTAATTGATTCCTATTCAAACGAAAAGAAAGTTACGTCTAAAACACCTCCAGCTTTCTTAATTCACGCTACAGATGACACAGTTGTTATTCCAGAAAACAGTATTAATTACTACTTAGCACTCAAAAAAAATGGTGTTAAAGCAGAGTTACATTTATACGAAAAAGGCGGTCACGGTTTTGGATTAGGAGTTAATGACACCAGCAAATTCTGGACCAGAGATTGTGTAGAATGGCTTAAAGCTAATGGTTATAACTAAAAAATAAAAAAAGGCAAAACTTACGAAGTTTTGCCTTTTGATCAAAAAAAAAAACAAAAAGGAATTAAAAAACATTTTATATTTTAAGCAGAAACTTCTTGTGCTGCGTTGCTTTTCAATTTCGGGGCAGTAATAATTTTACTGGCCACTTTGGGTTTTGCTGCAGGCGCTTTCTTTTTGCCAAATTTTTGTTTCCCCCACCAAATAATAAATCCGGTAATGGGTAAACTGGCTGAAATTAAACTAGCGAGAAACGCAATAATTTTACCTGTCAAACCAAGAACGCTTCCTACATGAATATCGTAATTCATACGTCGAATCTTGTCTGGAATATTGGCTTCGATATACTTTCCTGAAAAAGGAGTTTTAATCGAAATTTCCTTCAAAGTCTGCTGATCAAAACTATATCGGTCCATGTTGTAAAAAGTATGTCTTTGCTTGTAAACAAAAGCACCAATAGGATCTGCAGGTTTCGAAGGAATACTAATCATGATTCCAGCAGCCTGAGGGTTTCCTTTTTTAATATTCAATAATACTTTATCAGCAGTTGTAATATTAAATGCCTTGACAATTGTGGTATCAGATTTTGGAGATTCTCGATTTTCAACTAGCGGAGTTCCTCCTGATGTTACCCAATATAGTGACTTACTCCACCACCCAAAACTCCAAACCAAACCAGTTACGGCAATGAAAAACAGGAAAATACAGCTGTAAAATCCGAATACATTGTGTAAATCGTAATTGACACGCTTAAAACTCGCGTCCCATTTTATTTTAAAACTTTTATCGATAATTGATTTTATCCATTTTGTTGGCCACCACAAAACAATTCCGGAAATTAAAAGAAAAACAAAAATCAGGACAGCAACCCCTACAATCGGGCGTCCTATGTCATACGGAAGCCATAAGGCACGATGACCGTTTAAAATCCATCTGAAAAAATCTGGCGATTCTCCTCTAGAAAAGGTTTTAACATTCAGGATTTCCCCAGTATAAGGATTCATATAAACACTTATAAAAGTCCCGCTTCTTCTTCCGCCTTTTCCTTTTTTACCTTTTTCTTTTCCTTTTTCATTCGGCTGCGCTTTTAAGTCCGACTTTGCTTTTACAC contains:
- the kduI gene encoding 5-dehydro-4-deoxy-D-glucuronate isomerase is translated as MTKYSSRYASSPEAVKKYDTQQLREEFLIDDLMQEDEVVLVYSHYDRYIAGSAVPVKGDLVLETIDPLKAPYFLERRELGIINVGGSGSVVVEGTTYELGFKDALYIGSGNKEVIFKSDDAGSPAKFYLNSAPAHTNYPTKKVSLAEANKLQLGTMETANHRTVNQMIIGSVVTTCQLQMGMTELKPGSVWNTMPAHVHDRRMEVYFYLDIPQDQAVCHFMGQPQETRHIWMNNHQAVISPPWSIHSGSGTSNYTFIWGMAGENLDYGDMDVCKITDLR
- a CDS encoding MFS transporter; translation: MNQANAAIGKYRWTICSLVFFATTVNYLDRNVISYLRPFLAEAFHWTPEQEVIDYSNIELAFKIAYALGMLVAGGIIDKLGTKLGYAIATGLWSLAAIGHALATGTGGFLIARVFLGVTEAGNFPAAIKATAEWFPQKERALATGIFNSGSNIGAIIVPLTVPHIAEKYGWQWAFIITGIVGFIWLILWFLFYEVPQKQKRLSQAELEYITSDKIEEVEQESKEKVSWIKLLSFRQTWAFAIGKLLTDPVWWFYLFWLPDFLMKEYKLTATEIIWPCALVYMIGSVGSIGGGWLPLKLINNNWPAYKARKTSMLIYAFAVLPVLFSQYLGTINMWFAILVIGLAVSAHQAWSANIFTTVSDMFPKKATASVTGMGGMFGALGGILLTLVVQKNMFVYYTKLGKIETGYFIMFCICGASYLLAWLIMHILVPRMKKVEL
- a CDS encoding MFS transporter, yielding MNQTETVAVNENVKSTGKYRWSICALLFFATTINYLDRQVLSLTWSDFIAPEFHWTNSDYGSITAWFSIFYAIALLFAGRFVDWLDTKKGFLWAIGIWSVGACLHAFCGIATSGLITGNWFVGFEGAKETIHMVNNTGLVINVSVTLFIFARFVLAVGEAGNFPAAIKTTAEYFPKKDRAFATSIFNAGATVGALAAPITIPFIAKSFGWEMSFIIIGALGFVWMGFWMFMYDKPERHSKVTADELAYIQQDDIADSKLVGYVPETTTKVSLLECFKYKQTWAFAFGKFMTDGVWWFFLFWTPAYLSSVYGMDSTQAALPLFVLYMITLLSIIGGWLPTYFVEKKGMNPYEGRMRAMLIFAFFPLLALIAQPLGYISYWIPVIIIGIAGAAHQSWSANIFTTVGDMFPKKAIATITGIGGLAGGIGSTLINKGSGVLFDHAKETDMVFMGFKGIEAGYFIIFSICAVCYLTGWIVMKTLVPKYRPITNL
- a CDS encoding alpha/beta hydrolase encodes the protein MKNKKIQLLRGIALGFLLLSGIFSSSAQNQVIPLWNKIPDEIKAADYKEKESITDGKLQSTTQVTIPTLSIFLPKDAKPNQTAVIICPGGGYMHLAFDKEGTKVAEWFNSLGIAAFVLKYRLPNDLIMKNKNVGPLQDAQEAVRYVRQNAAKLNIDPNKIGILGFSAGGHLASTLSTHYDDKVYESTYKVSARPDFSILMYPVISMENQITHKGSQTNLLGSNPSQDLIDSYSNEKKVTSKTPPAFLIHATDDTVVIPENSINYYLALKKNGVKAELHLYEKGGHGFGLGVNDTSKFWTRDCVEWLKANGYN
- a CDS encoding PepSY-associated TM helix domain-containing protein, translating into MFSSSKPKPNTKKKSKKSLFKRVMAWLHLWLGLASGIIVVIVSLTGCIYVFENEIKDFIEDWRFVKPQEKAFLLPSQLVTIADKKMKDKHATSVTFGGKDEAAIVGYFVEKKEEGRKGRGERAERKRDDKRKNFAKNESVKAKSDLKAQPNEKGKEKGKKGKGGRRSGTFISVYMNPYTGEILNVKTFSRGESPDFFRWILNGHRALWLPYDIGRPIVGVAVLIFVFLLISGIVLWWPTKWIKSIIDKSFKIKWDASFKRVNYDLHNVFGFYSCIFLFFIAVTGLVWSFGWWSKSLYWVTSGGTPLVENRESPKSDTTIVKAFNITTADKVLLNIKKGNPQAAGIMISIPSKPADPIGAFVYKQRHTFYNMDRYSFDQQTLKEISIKTPFSGKYIEANIPDKIRRMNYDIHVGSVLGLTGKIIAFLASLISASLPITGFIIWWGKQKFGKKKAPAAKPKVASKIITAPKLKSNAAQEVSA